Within Kutzneria chonburiensis, the genomic segment TGCGCACCGAGGACGTCGAGCAGGTCGAGCTGACCGGCGAGATCAAGTACGTCACCGCCAACGGCGTCCGCCACGCCGCCCGCGCGGTGGTGCTGGCCATGGGTGCGGCCGCTCGCTACCTGGACATCCCCGGCGAGCAGAAGCTGCTCGGCCGTGGCGTGTCGGCCTGTGCCACCTGTGACGGCTTCTTCTTCCGCGACCAGGACATCGCGGTGGTCGGCGGCGGCGACTCGGCGATGGAGGAGGCCACCTTCCTCACCCGCTTCGCCCGCAGCGTCACGGTCATCCACCGGCGCGAGGAGTTCCGCGCCTCCCGGATCATGCTGGAGCGGGCCCGGGCCAACGACAAGATCAAGTGGGTGCTGAACACCGAGGTGCTCGAGGTGCTCGGCGACACCACGGTCAGCGGCGTCAAGGTCCGCGACACCCGCACCGGCGAGGAGTCCGAGCTCGCCGTGACCGGCCTGTTCATGGCGATCGGCCACGACCCGCGCAGCGCGCTGGTCAAGGGCCAGGTCGACCTGGACGAGGACGGCTACGTGCAGGTACTGGCGCCGTCCACCTACACCAAGCTCGACGGTGTGTTCGCGGCCGGCGACCTGGTCGACCACACCTACCGGCAGGCGATCACCGCCTCCGGCTCGGGTTGCGCCGCGGCCATCGACGCTGAACGCTGGCTGGCCGAGCACGCCGACGCCGGGGCCGAACCCGAGGCGACCGCCGTCCCCGTCAACTGACGTCCCCCCTTCACACCCCCGTAGGAGATCACCATGGCCGGCAACACCGTCACCGTCACGGACAAGTCCTTCGACCAG encodes:
- the trxB gene encoding thioredoxin-disulfide reductase; the protein is MAAESEVRNLIIVGSGPAGYTAAVYAARAQLEPLVFEGTQFGGALMTTTEVENYPGFRDGIMGPELMEQMRAQAERFGAELRTEDVEQVELTGEIKYVTANGVRHAARAVVLAMGAAARYLDIPGEQKLLGRGVSACATCDGFFFRDQDIAVVGGGDSAMEEATFLTRFARSVTVIHRREEFRASRIMLERARANDKIKWVLNTEVLEVLGDTTVSGVKVRDTRTGEESELAVTGLFMAIGHDPRSALVKGQVDLDEDGYVQVLAPSTYTKLDGVFAAGDLVDHTYRQAITASGSGCAAAIDAERWLAEHADAGAEPEATAVPVN